A stretch of DNA from Streptococcus sp. NPS 308:
ATCTGAACTCTATAAGATGAATGGGCACTACTATTTGACAATCTTAGTCGATGTAGAAAATCATCCTAGTCCATATCCGGCCTGGCTCTTGGCTCGTATGCGTGAATTTGCAGACGATAGTGACATCAGTCGTTCAGTCTTGCAAGAGTATGGGCAAATATTGATTAACCATGATGCAGTTCTCGGTCTGCAAAAGATTCGTTCATAATTTTTAAAATCAATTTTCATTTATCAAGAAAGACGAATCATGGGATTCGTTTTTTCTTTTCTAGATCGAAATAGTGATTTACTATAATAGGAATTTTCACAAAATTCTGTTATAATGGCTATATCAGAAAATTTCTAGGAGACAAACATGACAGTTAAAATTGCTTTACTTGGATTTGGTACCGTTGCAAGTGGCGTACCATTCCTCCTAAAGGAAAATGGAGAAAAAATCGTTCAGTCAGCTCATTCAGAGATTGAAGTAGCCAAGGTATTGGTCAAGGATGAAGATGAAAAGAATCACTTGCTTGCTGCAGGGAATGACTTTAACTTTGTAACCAATGTAGATGATATTTTATCAGACAAAGATGTTACCATTGTAGTGGAATTGATGGGACGTATCGAACCTGCTAAGACCTTTATCACTCGTGCCTTGGAAGCTGGGAAACACGTTGTTACTGCTAACAAGGACCTTTTGGCTGTCCATGGCGCAGAATTGCTAGAAATCGCTAAAGAGCACAATGTAGCACTCTACTACGAAGCGGCAGTAGCTGGTGGGATTCCAATTCTTCGCACTCTAGCAAATTCATTGGCTTCTGATAAAATCACGCGCGTTCTTGGTGTCGTAAACGGAACTTCTAACTTCATGATGACTAAGATGGTGGAAGAAGGCTGGTCTTACGATGACGCTCTGGCCGAAGCTCAAAGACTAGGTTTTGCAGAAAGCGACCCTACAAATGATGTAGATGGGATTGATGCAGCCTATAAGATGGTGATTTTGAGCCAATTTGCCTTTGGGATGAAGGTTGCCTTTGACGATGTAGCCCACAAGGGAATCCGTAACATCACACCAGAAGATGTAGCTGTGGCTCAAGAGCTTGGTTATGTTGTGAAATTGGTTGGTTCTATCGAGGAAACTCCTTCAGGTATTGCGGCAGAAGTGACTCCAACCTTCCTTCCTAAAGCACATCCACTTGCTAGTGTGAATGGTGTAATGAACGCAGTCTTTGTGGAGTCTATCGGCATCGGTGAATCTATGTACTACGGACCAGGTGCTGGTCAAAAACCAACTGCAACAAGTGTTGTAGCGGACATTGTCCGTATCGTTCGTCGCTTGAATGATGGTACCATTGGTAAAGACTTCAACGAATATAGCCGTGACTTGGTCTTGGCAAATCCAGAAGATGTTAAAGCAAACTACTATTTCTCAATCTTGGCACCAGATTCAAAAGGTCAGGTCTTGAAATTGGCTGAAATCTTTAATGATCAAGATATTTCCTTCAAGCAAATCCTCCAAGATGGAAAAGAGGGGGACAAGGCGCGTGTAGTGATTATCACTCATAAGATTAATAAAGCACAACTTGAGAAGGTTTCCGCTGAGTTGGCCAAAGCTTCAGAATTTGACCTCTTGAATACCTTCAAGGTGTTAGGAGAATAGGATGAAGATTATTGTACCTGCAACCAGTGCCAATATCGGGCCAGGTTTTGACTCGGTCGGTGTAGCTGTTACCAAGTATCTTCAAATTGAGATCTGTGAAGAACGGGATGAGTGGTTGATTGAACACCAGATTGGCAAATGGATTCCACATGACGAGCGTAATCTCTTGCTTAAGATTGCTTTGCAAATTGTGCCAGACTTGCAACCGAGACGCTTGAAAATGACCAGTGATGTTCCCTTGGCGCGTGGCTTGGGTTCTTCTAGCTCGGTTATTGTTGCTGGGATTGAACTAGCTAACCAACTGGGCAAACTCAACTTATCTGACCATGACAAATTGCAGTTGGCGACCAAGATTGAAGGGCATCCTGACAATGTAGCTCCAGCTATCTATGGAAATCTCGTTGTTGCGAGCTCTGTTGACGGAGAAGTTTCTGCTATCGTAGCAGACTTCCCAGAATGTGATTTCCTAGCCTACATTCCAAACTATGAATTGCGTACCCGAGATAGCCGTGGTGTCTTGCCTAAGAAATTGTCTTACAAGGAAGCTGTTGCAGCAAGTTCGATTGCCAATGTTGCTGTTGCAGCCTTGTTGGCAGGAGACATGGTGACTGCTGGACAAGCAATCGAGGGAGACCTCTTCCACGAGCGCTATCGTCAGAACTTGGTGAGAGAATTTGCGACGATTAAGCAAGTAGCCAAAGAGAATGGTGCCTATGCAACCTATCTCTCTGGGGCTGGTCCGACGGTTATGGTTCTGGCTTCTCATGACAAGATGCCCAAGATTAAAGCTGAGTTGCAAAAGCAGTCTTTTAAAGGCAAACTTCATGATTTGAAGGTGGATACCCAAGGTGTTCGTGTCCAAGCAAAATAAAGAATAGAAGATAGGATGGGGAAAGTCTCGACTAGGGGGGTTCCTATCCTTTTTTTGAAAAGAAGTTTATACTCAATGAAAATCAAAGAGCAAACTAGGAAGCTAGCCGCAGGCTGCTCAAAACAGTGTTTTGAGGTTGTGGATAGAACTGACGAAGTTAGCTCAAAATACTGTTTTGAGGTTGTGGATAGAACTGACGAAGTTAGCTCAAAATACTGTTTTGAGGTTGCAGATGTAAGCTGACGTGGTTTGAAGAGTTTTTCGAAGAGTATTAGTTAAAAACTTGATAAAGGAGAAAAAAAGATGGCAGAAATTTATCTAGCAGGTGGTTGTTTTTGGGGTTTAGAGGAGTATTTTTCCAGAATTTCTGGAGTGCTAGCGACCAGTGTTGGCTACGCTAATGGGCAAGTCGAAACAACCAATTACCAGCTGCTCAAGGAAACAGACCATGCAGAAACAGTTCAAGTGATTTACGATGAGAAGGCAGTGTCACTCAGAGAGATTTTGCTCTATTTTTTCCGAGTCATCGATCCCTTATCTATCAACCAGCAAGGGAATGACCGTGGTCGTCAATATCGTACTGGGATTTATTATCAGGATGAAGCAGACCTGCCAGCTATCTACACAGTGATGCAGGAGCAGGAGCGTATGCTGGGTCGAAAGATTGCAGTAGAAGTGGAGAAACTTCGCCACTATATTCTGGCGGAAGACTACCACCAAGACTATCTTAAGAAGAATCCTTCCGGTTACTGTCATATCGATGTGACAGATGCTGAGAAGCCATTGATTGACGCCTCAAATTATGAAAAGCCTAGTCAAGAAGTGTTAAGGGAAAGTTTGTCAGCAGAGTCTTATCGTGTTACGCAAGAAGCTGCAACAGAGGCTCCATTTAGCAATGCTTATGACCAAATCTTTGAAGAGGGGATATATGTAGACATCACGACGGGTGAACCGCTTTTTTTCGCTAAGGATAAGTTTGCTTCAGGTTGTGGTTGGCCAAGTTTTAGTCGTCCGATTTCTAAGGAATTGATTCATTACTACAAGGACCTGAGCCATGGAATGGAGCGAATCGAGGTTCGTTCTCGCTCAGGCAATGCTCACTTGGGTCATGTTTTCACAGATGGACCTCAGGAGTTAGGTGGCCTGCGTTACTGTATTAATTCTGCCTCCTTGCGCTTTGTAGCAAAGGATGAGATGGAAAAAGCAGGATATGGCTATCTATTACCTTACTTAAACAAATAAAACTGAGAGGGCGGGGCTTCCCACTTTCTTCATTTCCAGAATAAGAATAGAAGGGATCTATGAAACACTTACTATCTTACTTCAAATCCTATATCAAAGAATCCATTTTAGCTCCCTTGTTCAAGCTACTTGAAGCTGTTTTTGAGCTCTTGGTTCCCATGGTGATTGCTGGGATTGTTGACCAATCCTTGCCCCAGAGAGATCAAGGACACCTCTGGATGCAGATTGGCCTACTCCTTATCTTTGCAGTGATTGGCGTTTTAGTAGCCTTGATTGCTCAATTTTATTCAGCAAAGGCAGCGGTAGGTTTTGCCAAGGAATTGACAAACGACCTCTATCGTCATATTCTTTCTTTACCAAAGGAAAGCAGAGACCGTTTGACAACTTCTAGCTTGGTCACTCGCTTGACCTCGGATACCTACCAGATTCAGACTGGTATTAATCAGTTTCTGCGTCTCTTTTTGAGAGCGCCTATTATCGTTTTTGGGGCAATCTTTATGGCCTATCGCATCTCAGCTGAGCTGACTTTCTGGTTTTTGGTCATGGTTGGTTTTTTGACAATCGTTATTGTTGGGCTCTCTCGTCTGGTCAATCCTCTCTACAGTGGTCTCAGAAAGAAAACGGACCAACTGGTTCAGGAAACGCGCCAGCAATTACAAGGGATGCGGGTGATTCGTGCTTTTGGGCAAGAAAAACGAGAGTTACAGATTTTTCAAACCCTTAACCAAGTTTATGCCAGATTACAAGAAAAAACAGGTTTCTGGTCTAGTTTACTAACACCTCTGACCTATCTGATTGTTAATGGAACTCTGCTTGTCATCATCTGGCAGGGATATATTTCTATACAAGGAGGTTTACTCAGCCAGGGTGCTCTCATTGCCCTTATCAACTATCTCTTACAGATTTTGGTGGAATTGGTCAAACTAGCTATGCTGATCAATTCTCTCAACCAATCCTATATCTCAGCCAAGCGAATCGAGGAAGTTTTTACCGAAGCTCCAGAAGATATCCATTCAGAATTAGATCAAAAGCAAGCTACTAGTAATCAGGTTTTACAAGTCCAAGAATTGACCTTTACCTATCCTGATGCAGCCCAGCCTTCTCTGAAAGGCATTTCCTTTGATATGACTCAAGGACAAATCCTTGGTATCATTGGAGGAACAGGTTCTGGTAAGTCAAGCTTGGTGCAAGTCTTACTTGGACTTTATCCAGCAGATAAGGGAAGCATTGACCTTTATCGAGATGGACGTAGTCCTCTTAATTTGGAGCAGTGGCGGTCTTGGATTGCCTATGTGCCTCAAAAAGTCGAGCTCTTTAAAGGAACTATTCGTTCCAACTTGACGGTGGGTTTCAATCAAGAAGTAACTGACCAAGAGCTCTGGCAGGCCTTGGAGATTGCGCAAGCAAAGGATTTTGTCAGTGATAAGGAAGGACTCTTAGATGCCCTAGTTGAGGCCGGAGGACGAAATTTCTCAGGTGGACAAAAACAAAGGTTGTCTATCGCCCGAGCAGTCTTGCGCCAAGCTCCGTTTCTCATCCTAGATGATGCAACCTCGGCCCTCGACACCATTACCGAGTCCAAGCTCTTGAGATCTATCCGAGAGAACTTACCTAACACGAGCTTAATCTTGATTTCTCAACGAACCTCAACTTTACAGATGGTTGACCAGATTCTCCTCTTGGAAAAAGGCGAGCTCCTAGCTATCGGCAAGCACGAGGACTTGATGAAGTCCAGTCAAGTCTATCGTGAAATCAATGCTTCCCAACATGGAAAGGAGGACTAGAATGAGACGACAATCTGCAAACCAGACGCTCACACGTTTGGCTAAAGACATTGCAAGTCACCCTTTCCTCCTTTTCCTAGCCTTCCTAGGAACTATTGCCCAAGTTGGCTTATCAATTTACCTACCTATTCTGATTGGGCAGGTCATTGACCAGGTCCTAGTGGCTGGTTCTTCACCAGTTTTTTGGCATATTTTCATTCAGATGATATTGGTAGTCATAGGAAATACTCTGGTACAATGGGCCAACCCTCTTCTTTATAATCGTCTAATCTTCTCTTATACCAGAGACTTGCGAGAGCGAATAATCTATAAGCTCCATCGTTTACCGATTGCCTTTGTAGATAGGCAAGGTAGTGGGGAGATGGTTAGTCGTGTAACCACAGACATAGAACAGTTGGCAGCAGGCTTGACCATGATTTTTAATCAATTTTTCATTGGTGTCTTGATGATTTTGGTTAGTATTCTAGCAATGCTCCAAATTCACCTCCTCATGACCCTTTTGGTCTTGCTGTTGACACCCCTATCCATGGTGATTTCACGCTTTATTGCCAAGAAATCTTATCATCTCTTCCAAAAGCAAACGGAGACAAGAGGGATTCAGACCCAGTTGATTGAAGAATCGCTTAGCCAGCAGACTATTATCCAGTCCATTAATGCTCAAGGAGAGTTTATTCAAAGATTGCATGAGGCTAATGATAACTACGCAAACTATTCTCAGTCAGCTATCTTTTATTCTTCAACGGTCAATCCTTCGACTCGATTTGTTAATGCGCTCATTTATGCTCTTCTAGCTGGAGTAGGAGCTTATCGTATCATGATGGGATCCACACTGACCATTGGGCGTTTAGTGACTTTTTTGAACTATGTCCAACAGTACACCAAGCCCTTTAATGATATTTCTTCAGTTCTAGCCGAGTTACAAAGTGCTCTCGCCTGCGCAGAGCGTGTCTATGCAGTCTTAGAAAGTCCTGAGATTGCTGAAACAGGTAAGGAAATCTTGACCAGCGACCAAGTCAAGGGAGCTATTTCCTTTAAACATGTCTCTTTTGGTTACCATCCTGAAAAGATTTTGATTAAGAATTTATCGATTGACATTCCAGCTGGTAGCAAGGTTGCTATTGTTGGTCCTACGGGTGCTGGAAAATCAACCCTCATCAATCTCCTCATGCGTTTTTATCCCATTAAATCGGGAGATATCTTGCTAGATGGTCGTTCCATTTATGACTATACCCGAGCATCATTGAGACAACAAATTGGCATGGTGCTACAGGAAACTTGGCTCAAGCAAGGGACCATTCATGACAATATTGCCTTTGGCAATCCTGAAGCCAGTCGGGAGCAGGTGATTGCTGCTGCCAAAGCAGCCAATGCAGACTTTTTCATCCAACAGTTGCCGCAGGGATACGATACTAAGTTGGAAAATGCAGGAGAATCTCTATCTGTCGGTCAAGCCCAGCTTTTGACCATCGCCCGAGTCTTTCTAGCTATTCCAAAGATTCTTATCTTAGACGAGGCAACTTCCTCCATCGATACTCGGACAGAAGTGCTAGTTCAGGATGCCTTTGCTAAACTCATGAAGGGACGAACAAGTTTTATCATTGCCCACCGCTTGTCTACTATTCAGGATGCGGATCTGATTCTAGTCTTGGTGGATGGTGACATCGTGGAGCATGGAAACCATCAGGATCTCATGGCTAGAAAGGGCAAGTATTACCAAATGCAAAAGGCTGCGACTTTTAACTCAGAGTAAGCCACTCCTATCCATTTTAAAATCTTAATGATACTAAAAGTTGCCTTCGGGTGACTTTTTTGTTACAATAGCTAGAAAAAATCAAGGCCTTAGAAGGAGAAAACCAATGAAAGTCTATCAGCATGTAAATATTGTGACTTGTGACCAAGATTTCCATGTCTATCTGGATGGTATCTTGGCTGTTAAGGATTCTCAAATCATCTATGTCGGTCAAGAGAAGC
This window harbors:
- a CDS encoding homoserine dehydrogenase is translated as MTVKIALLGFGTVASGVPFLLKENGEKIVQSAHSEIEVAKVLVKDEDEKNHLLAAGNDFNFVTNVDDILSDKDVTIVVELMGRIEPAKTFITRALEAGKHVVTANKDLLAVHGAELLEIAKEHNVALYYEAAVAGGIPILRTLANSLASDKITRVLGVVNGTSNFMMTKMVEEGWSYDDALAEAQRLGFAESDPTNDVDGIDAAYKMVILSQFAFGMKVAFDDVAHKGIRNITPEDVAVAQELGYVVKLVGSIEETPSGIAAEVTPTFLPKAHPLASVNGVMNAVFVESIGIGESMYYGPGAGQKPTATSVVADIVRIVRRLNDGTIGKDFNEYSRDLVLANPEDVKANYYFSILAPDSKGQVLKLAEIFNDQDISFKQILQDGKEGDKARVVIITHKINKAQLEKVSAELAKASEFDLLNTFKVLGE
- the thrB gene encoding homoserine kinase; the protein is MKIIVPATSANIGPGFDSVGVAVTKYLQIEICEERDEWLIEHQIGKWIPHDERNLLLKIALQIVPDLQPRRLKMTSDVPLARGLGSSSSVIVAGIELANQLGKLNLSDHDKLQLATKIEGHPDNVAPAIYGNLVVASSVDGEVSAIVADFPECDFLAYIPNYELRTRDSRGVLPKKLSYKEAVAASSIANVAVAALLAGDMVTAGQAIEGDLFHERYRQNLVREFATIKQVAKENGAYATYLSGAGPTVMVLASHDKMPKIKAELQKQSFKGKLHDLKVDTQGVRVQAK
- the msrB gene encoding peptide-methionine (R)-S-oxide reductase MsrB, which translates into the protein MAEIYLAGGCFWGLEEYFSRISGVLATSVGYANGQVETTNYQLLKETDHAETVQVIYDEKAVSLREILLYFFRVIDPLSINQQGNDRGRQYRTGIYYQDEADLPAIYTVMQEQERMLGRKIAVEVEKLRHYILAEDYHQDYLKKNPSGYCHIDVTDAEKPLIDASNYEKPSQEVLRESLSAESYRVTQEAATEAPFSNAYDQIFEEGIYVDITTGEPLFFAKDKFASGCGWPSFSRPISKELIHYYKDLSHGMERIEVRSRSGNAHLGHVFTDGPQELGGLRYCINSASLRFVAKDEMEKAGYGYLLPYLNK
- a CDS encoding ABC transporter ATP-binding protein gives rise to the protein MKHLLSYFKSYIKESILAPLFKLLEAVFELLVPMVIAGIVDQSLPQRDQGHLWMQIGLLLIFAVIGVLVALIAQFYSAKAAVGFAKELTNDLYRHILSLPKESRDRLTTSSLVTRLTSDTYQIQTGINQFLRLFLRAPIIVFGAIFMAYRISAELTFWFLVMVGFLTIVIVGLSRLVNPLYSGLRKKTDQLVQETRQQLQGMRVIRAFGQEKRELQIFQTLNQVYARLQEKTGFWSSLLTPLTYLIVNGTLLVIIWQGYISIQGGLLSQGALIALINYLLQILVELVKLAMLINSLNQSYISAKRIEEVFTEAPEDIHSELDQKQATSNQVLQVQELTFTYPDAAQPSLKGISFDMTQGQILGIIGGTGSGKSSLVQVLLGLYPADKGSIDLYRDGRSPLNLEQWRSWIAYVPQKVELFKGTIRSNLTVGFNQEVTDQELWQALEIAQAKDFVSDKEGLLDALVEAGGRNFSGGQKQRLSIARAVLRQAPFLILDDATSALDTITESKLLRSIRENLPNTSLILISQRTSTLQMVDQILLLEKGELLAIGKHEDLMKSSQVYREINASQHGKED
- a CDS encoding ABC transporter ATP-binding protein yields the protein MRRQSANQTLTRLAKDIASHPFLLFLAFLGTIAQVGLSIYLPILIGQVIDQVLVAGSSPVFWHIFIQMILVVIGNTLVQWANPLLYNRLIFSYTRDLRERIIYKLHRLPIAFVDRQGSGEMVSRVTTDIEQLAAGLTMIFNQFFIGVLMILVSILAMLQIHLLMTLLVLLLTPLSMVISRFIAKKSYHLFQKQTETRGIQTQLIEESLSQQTIIQSINAQGEFIQRLHEANDNYANYSQSAIFYSSTVNPSTRFVNALIYALLAGVGAYRIMMGSTLTIGRLVTFLNYVQQYTKPFNDISSVLAELQSALACAERVYAVLESPEIAETGKEILTSDQVKGAISFKHVSFGYHPEKILIKNLSIDIPAGSKVAIVGPTGAGKSTLINLLMRFYPIKSGDILLDGRSIYDYTRASLRQQIGMVLQETWLKQGTIHDNIAFGNPEASREQVIAAAKAANADFFIQQLPQGYDTKLENAGESLSVGQAQLLTIARVFLAIPKILILDEATSSIDTRTEVLVQDAFAKLMKGRTSFIIAHRLSTIQDADLILVLVDGDIVEHGNHQDLMARKGKYYQMQKAATFNSE